A segment of the Streptomyces sp. NBC_00376 genome:
GCGCGAGCGCCTCGGCGAGCTCGACACCGCGCTCATCGACTTGATCCGGACCCGCGCCGAGGCCGCGCACGAACTCGAAGAGCTGCGCCGGAAGGCCGGCGGCCCGCGGACCGACCTCACCGGCGAGAACGCGATGCTGCGCGGCTACCACGGCGCGCTGGGACGGCGCGGCGCGTCAATCGCCCTGCTGCTGCTCGAACTCGGCCGCTCCGAGGGGGTCGCCGGCGGCCGCTGAAGGGCACGGATTCCGGGGTACGCAGCGGTGGCCGGCGGATTCTTCCGCCGGCCACCGCTGCGTACCCCGGACCTG
Coding sequences within it:
- a CDS encoding chorismate mutase, giving the protein MSETRAAKALHTRIARERERLGELDTALIDLIRTRAEAAHELEELRRKAGGPRTDLTGENAMLRGYHGALGRRGASIALLLLELGRSEGVAGGR